The DNA window GGCGAGCCTGGATGCCGCCGCGAAACGTCGGGCGGCCCGCTGCGTCCTGATCTCCAGTGGGCTGTGGGGCGTGACCGCGCCCGGCGACCGGATCCCGGCCTACCGCCTGTCCGGCGCGGTCAGCCTGCCGCCGCTGGGAGCATTGGCCTCCTACTGGCGCCCGCACCTGAACAATGTGCTGCCGCACCGGGCCGGGCGAGGGCTGGTGCTGGACCTGCGCTCCGGGACCTACGCCAACGCCTGGCGGCCCTCCGGTGCCTCGGCCGAGCGCACCGTGGCGGTCCGGGTGACGCAGGCGGGCAAGGTTGTCTCGCACCACAACAAGGCGGCCAAGGGCCTGCTCGCCCGGGCGCTGCTCACCGTCGGCGCCGATCCGCGGACCCCGGAGGCCCTGGCCGGCATCTGTGCCGAACTCGGGTTCACCGCATTGCTCGGCCCCGCTGCGCCGGGTCGGGTCCGCGAGCTGACCCTCGACGAGGCGGGCGGGGCCTGAGGCGTCAGGACTGCGGGCAACCGCCACTGGTGTTGCTGCCGGCGACCTTGTGCAGCGCGGTGTCGTAGCGGGCCCAGGCGTGCGAGTCGTTCTCCACGCAGAGCTTGAACTGCTTGGCGGCGGCGTCGTACTGGTACGTGGCGACCGAGTCCGTCGGGTCCATCGCGATCCCGGCCTTCACCATCGCCTGGGCGACCTGCTCGAGGGTGGTCGCGTAGCCGTGGCTGTTGAACCAGGTGACCAGCGCCGGGGACACCTTCGACACGTCGCTGGTGGCCATCGCCAACGCGGCGGCGGGCTTCATCGTCGGGGCGGCAGACGCCGGGGTGAGCCCGGGGCCGGGGCCGGCACCGGGCGCCCCGGTGTTCGCGCCGGCGGTGTCGCCGGATTTCGTGAACGAGGCGGCCGAGGTGTTGTCCTTGCTGCCGCAACCGGCCAGTCCGGCGACGATCGACAACGCGGCCAGGACGGTGGCGTAGCGGCGCATGGAGGTCTCCGTGTGTTCAGGTCCGGCGGGGGACTTCAGCAGCTTCCCATCGCCACGGCCGGGATCCCGGGAACGGCACGCGCCCCCAAGGGTGAACTCTGGTCAGGCAGGCCGCGCGCCGGCCCGCCGGGTGCCGCGCGCGCGGGTCGCGGCGGGTTCGGCGACCACACCGCGGAAGCCGACGGCGAGCGCCCGCAGCGCGGCGTCGAGATAGACGGTCAGGTCAGCGTCGCCGCGCACCGCCCAGCGGTCGAAAGCAGCCCGGCAGACCGCCAGGGTCGCCCGGGCGAGGCTGAGCGGGAACAGCGAGTCCGCCGGTTGCCCGAGCCGGGCCGCGGCGTACTCGGCGACGGCGGACTCCCACCGGTCGTAGTGCACCGCGGCGCTGGCCTGCAGTGCCGGGACGGTCGCGATCAGGTTCATCCGGTCGCGCAGTTCGGCTACGTCGTCAGCCCCGTAGCGGTTGACCGCGATCACCACGGTCCGGATCGCATCGAGCAGGGGGAGCGCCGGGTCGGCCGCCGCGAACGCCGCGCGCAGTTCCTCGACCTCGGTGTCGAACTCGTGCCACAGCACGTCGGTCTTGGAGTCGAAGTACCGGAAGAACGTCCGCCTGCTGACCCCGGCCGCATTCGCGATCTGCTCGACGGTGGTGTCGTCGAAGCCCTGTCGGGTGAACAGCTCCAGGGCGGTGAGCTCGAGGGCGCGGGCGCTGGTGCCGGACGGCCGTCCACGCCTCGCCGCGCCGGTCTCCGCTGTCATTTCTCCACCCTGCTCCGGTTCAGGTCTTGAATTCTGGCACCCAGTGGCGTTAAATTCCCAGACATCTGACACGAGGTGTCATAACTCCCGACCCGTCCGGAGGTCACGATGCTCGACGCCAACCCCAACCCCGAAGCCGGCGCCGGGCCGGCCGATGCAGAACTGTCCGCGGCGCAGGACGTAGTCGTCGCCGACCTGCTCGTCGAGGACGTCTCGATCGACGGCATGTGCGGGGTTTACTGATGCGCACGGAAGTAGCCAATTCAAAAGAGTCTTCAGACCTGAAAGATCGGCTACTTCCGGGCGCAGTCAGTGACGATCGGCGCAGTACTAATTTCAGTCTGGACTCCGCCTGGGCCTTGCACCCGCGCGTCGCGGTGCGCCCGGAACGCTTCGGGGCCCTGCTCTACAGCTTCGACACCCGTCGGCTCTCGTTCCTGAAGAGCCGTCAGTTGCTCGAGGTGGTCAGCGGTCTGGCCGCGGCCCCCACCGCCCGGCAGGCCTGCGACGGCGCCGGCGTCGCGGAGGCCGACCTGCCCGACTACACACGCGCGTTGGCCTCGCTCGCGGCCGGCGGCACCATCGTCCCGCGGGAGACCTGATGAGCGTCCGGACCGCCGTGCGGCCGCTGACCGAGGAGTTCGCCCTCGGCCTGGACGCGCCGATCTGCCTGACCTGGGAGCTCACCTACGCCTGCAACTTGGCCTGCGTGCACTGCCTTTCCAGCTCCGGGCGGCGCGACCCCCGCGAGCTGACCACCGCGCAGTGCATGGCGGTGGTCGACGAACTCGAGGCCATGCAGGTCTTCTACGTCAACATCGGCGGCGGCGAACCGACGATCCGGCCGGACTTCTTCGAGCTGCTCGACTACGCCACCGCGCACCACGTCGGGGTGAAGTTCTCCACCAACGGCGTGCGAATCACCCCGCAGGTGGCCCGGCGGCTGGCCGCCGACGACTACGTCGACGTGCAGATCTCCCTCGACGGGGTCAGCGCCGAGGTCAACGACGCCGTCCGGGGCCCGGGATCGCACGCGACCGCGTTGCGGGCGATGCGCAACCTCGCCGACGCGGGCATGGCGAACTTCAAGATCTCGGTGGTGATGACCCGGCACAACGTCGCGGAACTCGACGGGTTCAAGCGGCTGGCCGACGAGGTCGGCGCCCAGCTGCGGTTGACCCGGCTTCGTCCGAGCGGGCGCGGGGTCGACGTCTGGGACGAGCTGCGGATGCTGCCGGGCCAGCAGCGGCAGCTGTACGACTGGCTGGTCGCCAACGGCGACAACGTGCTGACCGGCGACTCGTTCTTCCACCTGTCCGCCTACGGTTCCGCGCTGCCCGGCCTGAACCTGTGCGGCGCCGGTCGGGTGGTCTGCCTGATCGACCCGGTCGGCGACGTCTACGCCTGCCCGTTCGCGATCCACCCGGAGTTCCTGGCCGGCAACGTCACCTCGCCCGGGGGATTCGCCGGGGTGTGGCGGAACTCGGACCTGTTCGCCGATCTGCGCGAACCCCAGTCCGGCGGGGCCTGCAGTTCCTGCTCGGCCTACGACTCCTGCCGCGGCGGTTGCATGGCGGCGAAGTTCTTCACCGGCCTGCCCCTGGACGGGCCGGACCCCGAGTGCGTGCAGGGCTACGGCGAGTCCGCGCTGGCCGATCGGGGCGTCGCGCCCCGCTCGCCGGTCGACCATTCGCGGCGCGGACCGGTCCCGGTCACGATCGGCCGACGGCCCGACCGCGCCTGCGACACCAGTCCGGTGAGCGGCTGAGAGGAGTCCCATGGCGAACCACTGGTTCGAGACCGTGGCCGAGGCGCAACGGCGTGCGCAGCGACGGTTGCCTCGCTCGGTCTACA is part of the Sporichthyaceae bacterium genome and encodes:
- the mftA gene encoding mycofactocin precursor MftA (Mycofactocin is a small molecule electron carrier derived from the final two amino acids, Val-Tyr, of MftA, the mycofactocin precursor. It plays a role in redox homeostasis and the metabolism of alcohols and aldehydes in Actinobacteria, including Mycobacterium tuberculosis.), which encodes MLDANPNPEAGAGPADAELSAAQDVVVADLLVEDVSIDGMCGVY
- the mftR gene encoding mycofactocin system transcriptional regulator (MftR, the mycofactocin system transcriptional regulator, is an uncharacterized TetR family DNA-binding transcription factor. Its role is inferred by context. It occurs as part of the biosynthesis locus for mycofactocin, a partially characterized electron carrier derived from the terminal Val-Tyr dipeptide of the precursor peptide MftA, through a radical SAM enzyme-mediated process.), producing MTAETGAARRGRPSGTSARALELTALELFTRQGFDDTTVEQIANAAGVSRRTFFRYFDSKTDVLWHEFDTEVEELRAAFAAADPALPLLDAIRTVVIAVNRYGADDVAELRDRMNLIATVPALQASAAVHYDRWESAVAEYAAARLGQPADSLFPLSLARATLAVCRAAFDRWAVRGDADLTVYLDAALRALAVGFRGVVAEPAATRARGTRRAGARPA
- the mftC gene encoding mycofactocin radical SAM maturase (MftC is a radical SAM/SPASM enzyme that catalyzes the first two steps in biosynthesis of the electron carrier mycofactocin from the terminal Val-Tyr dipeptide of the precursor peptide MftA.) produces the protein MSVRTAVRPLTEEFALGLDAPICLTWELTYACNLACVHCLSSSGRRDPRELTTAQCMAVVDELEAMQVFYVNIGGGEPTIRPDFFELLDYATAHHVGVKFSTNGVRITPQVARRLAADDYVDVQISLDGVSAEVNDAVRGPGSHATALRAMRNLADAGMANFKISVVMTRHNVAELDGFKRLADEVGAQLRLTRLRPSGRGVDVWDELRMLPGQQRQLYDWLVANGDNVLTGDSFFHLSAYGSALPGLNLCGAGRVVCLIDPVGDVYACPFAIHPEFLAGNVTSPGGFAGVWRNSDLFADLREPQSGGACSSCSAYDSCRGGCMAAKFFTGLPLDGPDPECVQGYGESALADRGVAPRSPVDHSRRGPVPVTIGRRPDRACDTSPVSG
- the mftB gene encoding mycofactocin biosynthesis chaperone MftB (MftB, a small protein, is a peptide chaperone that assists the radical SAM enzyme MftC in performing two modifications to the C-terminal Val-Tyr dipeptide of the mycofactocin precursor peptide, MftA. MftB's role is analogous to the role of PqqD in the biosynthesis of PQQ, a cofactor that derives entirely from a Tyr and a Glu in the precursor PqqA.) — its product is MRTEVANSKESSDLKDRLLPGAVSDDRRSTNFSLDSAWALHPRVAVRPERFGALLYSFDTRRLSFLKSRQLLEVVSGLAAAPTARQACDGAGVAEADLPDYTRALASLAAGGTIVPRET
- the yaaA gene encoding peroxide stress protein YaaA encodes the protein MDARLTQRQMPGPLRRQYSAAVLILLPPSEGKTAPRRGASLDLDALTFGAELRAARGAVLEALAAVCSGPVEQAARILDLPPTRVEELERNRVLLDAPTSPAARVYSGVLFEHLDLASLDAAAKRRAARCVLISSGLWGVTAPGDRIPAYRLSGAVSLPPLGALASYWRPHLNNVLPHRAGRGLVLDLRSGTYANAWRPSGASAERTVAVRVTQAGKVVSHHNKAAKGLLARALLTVGADPRTPEALAGICAELGFTALLGPAAPGRVRELTLDEAGGA